From the Nostoc sp. PCC 7107 genome, the window CTTTTCCCAGGACAGGGTTAGGGCAGAGTAAAAAATATTTCATCTATCAATCATGACTTTTAAAACATCTTCTTATATTACTTCTTGGTATAAAGTGAGATACTACTACTAACGGCATAAGTAAATTTAGGGATGTATTTGTTGCAAAGCTTAAACAAAATAACAGGAGAAACTTAACTTGTTTTGCTAACAGAAGGACTACAATCAAAACGGACAAATTAGGACTCTAACGAAGGAGGATTAAAGGCTATGTCCGACTTAAATAGAGGAATTATGAAATTTGAGGGTGCAGACTCTCCAAAATTAGTGACTATTTCGACTGTGTTGCTTTTGGGTTCGATTGCTGGCCTGATTATTTGGGCGCTGCAAGCGGCTTATGCCCTAAATTAAATCAGTGAATAGTGAACAGTGAACTTTTATCAAGGTTTCAATCGGGTATTTGAACCCGATTGAAACCTATCACGTCACTTTTTAGAAGTGAGGGACTTCAACCCAGATATAGCTGATCACTGATGACTGTTCACCGTTAAAAAACTTCAAAAAGATTTTAGACTTTGCGATTTGAGATTTTAGATGCAATATAAATCTAAAATCCAACATCAACAATGCTTGAACTTTGGGGTGCCTTAGTTATTTTAATTGCCTGCCCCTTATTAGGCGGCTTACCGCTAATAGCCTGGATTACCAACGGGTTAACAGGTAGGCGATTGTCACAAATAGGCACAAAAAACATCAGCGTCTCTGCTGCTTTTTATCATGGCGGCACTTGGGTAGGGCTTTTGGCGGTATTGTCAGAAGCCTTAAAAGGAATTGCCGCAGTTTTTCTGACTCGTGCTTTTTTCCCAGATGGATCACCTTGGGAAATAGTCGCCCTGATAGCCTTAGTCTTAGGTAGATTTTGGTTAGGCAAAGGGGCGGGAACCACTAATGCTGCTTGGGGATTTCTCATCCATGATCCCCTAGTGACGGTATTTGTCAGTTTTTTGGCAATCACGACATTTTTAGTATTTCGTGCCAAAAAACCAGTAAAGTACGGGGTGTTAGTTTTGTTTCCCTTACTTGTGACTATTGTGCATTCGGATGATTTATTTAGAATGCTGGCCGCGATCGCCTTAGCTGTATTATTAGGCTGGATTTATCGGCAAATGCCTGACGATTTAGATTTACCAGCCCAAGAAGCACAAACAGATACACAAGCAACATTAGAAAAGTTACAGGGCGATCGCCCAATTTGGACTTTAGATAATGAATTAGATGGGGCAATAGTTGGGCAGAAAGCTGCTACCCTCTCGCAAATTAAGCGTTGGGGTTATCCTGTGCCGAAAGGTTGGGTTGTTGTCCCAGGTGCTGATCCAGAAAAGTTAATCGCCATTCTTCAACCATCAGATTTATCGCCGTTAATCGTGCGTTCATCAGCCATTGGGGAAGATTCCGAACACGCTTCCGCCGCTGGACAGTATGAAACTGTAATTAGTGTCACCAGCAAACAGCAACTGCAAACAGCGATCGCCCAAGTGCGTGATTCTTACAATCATCCAACGGCTGTACAATATCGTAGCGATCGCGGTTTACCAGAAACAGCAATGACTGTACTGGTGCAACAGCAAGTGCAAAGCGTATATTCAGGCGTGGCTTTTACTCGCGATCCCATTACCCAACAAGGTGATGCGATCGTCATTGAGGCTTTACCCGGTAGCCCCATTCAAATTGTTTCTGGACAAGTCACACCAGAACCATATCGCGCCTTTGTCGTCGAGACAGATAATATTTCATCTATTCATATAGAAGGTACAGGACAAGTCCCCCAGTCCATCCTCAAACAAGTCGCTTACCTCGCCCACCGCATCGAAAAACGTTATCACGGTATACCCCAAGATATTGAGTGGAGTTATGACGGTCAAACTTTGTGGGTGTTACAGGCGAGGCCGATTACTACCCTGTTACCTATTTGGACACGCAAAATTGCCGCGGAAGTGATTCCCGGTGTGATTCATCCTTTAACGTGGTCAATTAATCGCCCATTAACTTGTGGCGTGTGGGGTGATATTTTCACAATTGTTTTAGGCGATCGCGCTTCTGGGTTAGATTTTACAGATACTGCTACACTGCATTACTCCAGAGCTTATTTTAATGCCTCCCTCTTAGGAGATATTTTTCTGCGGATGGGTTTACCGCCAGAAAGTTTAGAATTTCTCACCAGAGGCGCAAAAATGAGTACACCGCCGTTGCAGTCAACAGTGCAGAATCTCCCAGGATTAATGCAGTTGCTGAAACAAGAATTAAATTTAGACAAAGAATTTAAGCAAGACTACCGCCAATTATTTATTCCTGGGTTATCTCAATTAGCCCATGAATCAATTGAGGATATGGAGTCGGCAGAAATTTTAGCCAGAATTGACTTTAACTTAGAACTACTGCGACGTGGTACGTATTACAGCATTTTAGCGCCCTTGAGTGCAGCAATTAGACAATCAATTTTTCGGGTGAAAGATGGGCAGATTGATAACAGTGTGACACCAGAAGTCGCCGCCTTGCGATCGCTCAGTGCTTTAGCCGCCGACGCGAGACAAGTATTACCAGAGTTTGAACCAGACAAAGTATTTGAACAGTTAGAACAAACTCCCGAAGGCCAAAAAGTTCTGTACGAATTTAACGAACTGCTAGAAGATTACGGCTATTTAAGTGATGTGGGGACTAATATTGCTGTTCCTACCTGGAAAGAAGACCCCCGACCGATTCAGCAGTTATTCGTCCAGTTGATTCAAGGTAATCAACCGGAAACAGGCGATGTTGACCCAATTAATCGCGCCTTATCAGGTAAACGCAAGCGTGGCTTTGTCCAAGAACGTGTAGATATTAAAGGACGGGTAACAGAGGTTTATTCCCGGCTATTAGCCGAATTGCGCTGGCGATTTGTGGCGATTGAGAAAACTTGGCTAAAATCTGGGTTACTCAAAACAGCCGGAGATATTTTCTTTTTAGAAATAGCCGAAGTTAGACAACTAATTGCCGAAGTTGAGACACCGTTGCGAGAACGCTTACCAGAAATTATCGAATATAGGCGATCGCAATTTATTGAAGATAGCAAAATTCCCCAAGTCCCAATTTTAATTTACGGCAATACACCACCGCACCCCCTGGCACCTTCTCCCATATACTCTGACCAAGTATTACAGGGTATTCCCGCCAGCCACGGACAAGCGGTCGGTCGAGTCAAAGTTGTGCGGAACTTACAAGATCTGCCCTACATCGACCGCGATACCATTTTAGTTGTCCCCTACACCGATTCTGGCTGGGCTCCTTTGTTAGTTAGGGCTGGTGGACTAATTGCGGAAGCTGGCGGGAGATTATCTCATGGCGCAATTGTCGCTCGTGAATACGGTATTCCCGCTGTGATGGATGTCAGAGGTGCAACTTGGTTATTGCAAGATGGTCAACGAGTCCGCATTGATGGATCTAGGGGTATCGTAGAACTATCTAACGACTTAAGGCCACAATGATTACCACTTCCCTCAATAATTTGCCGGAAGAATGCGTTTCACACAACCCCGATATCAAAAAAAAGGTGATGTTACGCCTTGGCGAAATACCTCACCTCACTAACTTTTCTCAAGCCCGTTTTGCACCCGGACACACTGCACCAGCACACACTCATTTAGATATGTGTGAAGTATTTTTTGTCGAAGCTGGTTCTGGTGTCATTCGTGTTGACAACCAAGAATATCCTTTGCTTCCCGGAAAGTGTATTGCAATTGAACCTGGGGAAGTTCACGAAGTCATCAATAATGGCGAAACTGAACTTGTTCTCACCTAC encodes:
- a CDS encoding cupin domain-containing protein encodes the protein MITTSLNNLPEECVSHNPDIKKKVMLRLGEIPHLTNFSQARFAPGHTAPAHTHLDMCEVFFVEAGSGVIRVDNQEYPLLPGKCIAIEPGEVHEVINNGETELVLTYFGLLVESQV
- a CDS encoding glycerol-3-phosphate acyltransferase, encoding MLELWGALVILIACPLLGGLPLIAWITNGLTGRRLSQIGTKNISVSAAFYHGGTWVGLLAVLSEALKGIAAVFLTRAFFPDGSPWEIVALIALVLGRFWLGKGAGTTNAAWGFLIHDPLVTVFVSFLAITTFLVFRAKKPVKYGVLVLFPLLVTIVHSDDLFRMLAAIALAVLLGWIYRQMPDDLDLPAQEAQTDTQATLEKLQGDRPIWTLDNELDGAIVGQKAATLSQIKRWGYPVPKGWVVVPGADPEKLIAILQPSDLSPLIVRSSAIGEDSEHASAAGQYETVISVTSKQQLQTAIAQVRDSYNHPTAVQYRSDRGLPETAMTVLVQQQVQSVYSGVAFTRDPITQQGDAIVIEALPGSPIQIVSGQVTPEPYRAFVVETDNISSIHIEGTGQVPQSILKQVAYLAHRIEKRYHGIPQDIEWSYDGQTLWVLQARPITTLLPIWTRKIAAEVIPGVIHPLTWSINRPLTCGVWGDIFTIVLGDRASGLDFTDTATLHYSRAYFNASLLGDIFLRMGLPPESLEFLTRGAKMSTPPLQSTVQNLPGLMQLLKQELNLDKEFKQDYRQLFIPGLSQLAHESIEDMESAEILARIDFNLELLRRGTYYSILAPLSAAIRQSIFRVKDGQIDNSVTPEVAALRSLSALAADARQVLPEFEPDKVFEQLEQTPEGQKVLYEFNELLEDYGYLSDVGTNIAVPTWKEDPRPIQQLFVQLIQGNQPETGDVDPINRALSGKRKRGFVQERVDIKGRVTEVYSRLLAELRWRFVAIEKTWLKSGLLKTAGDIFFLEIAEVRQLIAEVETPLRERLPEIIEYRRSQFIEDSKIPQVPILIYGNTPPHPLAPSPIYSDQVLQGIPASHGQAVGRVKVVRNLQDLPYIDRDTILVVPYTDSGWAPLLVRAGGLIAEAGGRLSHGAIVAREYGIPAVMDVRGATWLLQDGQRVRIDGSRGIVELSNDLRPQ